A single window of Candidatus Obscuribacter sp. DNA harbors:
- a CDS encoding HesA/MoeB/ThiF family protein gives MGSPVALYLAASGVGTLGLCDDDLVDLSNLQRQVIYKTGDVGRKKTTSAAFAIAQSNPHVLCQTFDCRLTEANARELVAGFDIVVDCTDSIEARYALSDACAAAGIAMVYGALHKFEGQVSVFCLPGTPCYRCYFGGGDVTAVPTCEAAGVLGVLPGIVGALQANEVLKLILGLGDVLSGTVLFFDALNMQFRTMQLPVDKQCHCQGAVDVPAEAVLPRLSIDASVLKQKLEGESRPLLIDVRRLDEYRAMRFSNCLHVPLESFADHLPEIKEAIVSAPEVVFYCRSGVRSKTAINLVHQALSAGGFDLTKIPPLYNLSGGILQWYRLHQDSYLESDAKGI, from the coding sequence TTGGGCTCTCCAGTGGCTCTCTATCTGGCTGCCAGCGGTGTTGGTACGCTCGGTCTGTGTGATGATGACCTGGTGGACTTGAGTAATTTGCAAAGGCAAGTTATCTATAAGACTGGCGATGTTGGGCGCAAAAAGACTACCAGTGCTGCTTTTGCCATAGCTCAGTCCAATCCGCATGTGCTTTGTCAGACCTTTGATTGCAGGCTGACTGAGGCTAATGCCCGGGAGCTTGTGGCGGGTTTTGATATTGTCGTTGATTGTACAGATAGTATTGAGGCTCGTTATGCTCTCAGTGACGCTTGTGCAGCCGCCGGTATAGCCATGGTTTACGGTGCTTTGCATAAATTTGAAGGGCAGGTCAGTGTCTTTTGTTTACCAGGTACTCCCTGTTACCGCTGCTATTTTGGTGGTGGTGATGTCACTGCCGTGCCCACTTGTGAGGCTGCTGGAGTGCTCGGCGTCTTGCCTGGCATTGTCGGAGCACTACAGGCAAACGAAGTGCTCAAGCTAATATTGGGGCTGGGCGATGTTTTAAGCGGCACAGTTTTGTTTTTTGATGCCCTCAATATGCAGTTTAGGACAATGCAGCTGCCTGTAGATAAACAGTGTCACTGTCAGGGTGCCGTAGATGTGCCGGCAGAGGCTGTACTGCCGCGACTATCTATCGATGCCAGCGTGCTAAAACAAAAACTGGAAGGCGAGAGCCGACCACTTTTGATTGATGTGCGCAGGCTCGATGAATACCGAGCCATGCGCTTTAGCAATTGTCTACATGTACCACTTGAGAGTTTTGCTGACCATTTACCAGAGATCAAAGAGGCTATTGTCTCGGCACCAGAGGTGGTGTTTTATTGCCGCTCTGGTGTGCGCAGCAAAACGGCCATAAATCTCGTGCATCAAGCACTCAGTGCCGGTGGCTTTGACCTGACAAAAATACCACCGCTATACAATTTGAGCGGTGGTATTTTGCAGTGGTATCGCTTGCATCAGGACAGCTATTTAGAGTCCGATGCTAAAGGTATTTAG
- a CDS encoding HAMP domain-containing protein produces MSSFSTFLDRILYKWLFRSLANQLLITYLLVITIALLTVSIWALVAIRKESLTDLQNTLEVEAVNLGLEIDNDLVLDSPQARKRIQTAVERRATRLGVTIVVVDKDGRLLSDSAPIAEGKNLSNEQEINEALAGVLSKTTRSEPHSNTNWLYVAYPVRSMGETTGVIRVGLPLTQIDLRLKSDLIVFLNIIFATGIVTVVISLWLANRFNRPVKEMSALAKQISISGDYSAFLPVSRKDEIGELCLSFNQMIGRLREQERMRQEFIANASHELKTPTMAIGSVVEALLAGAAEDPKLRGQFLGSLERLADRLTSLIQDLLDISRLDSGAEPSRQEIVNVGQLLTDAIEQVRGSADKKQLVLNLHFVSDGESANLFVPGNASQILRAVTNILTNAVKYTPEEGTIDVSTRVVGSDKVAIKIQDSGQGIDQADLPHIFDRFYRADKARTRETGGTGLGLAITREIIARHHGTVEVESTVGKGSTFVVQLPLAQSKQEKI; encoded by the coding sequence ATGAGTAGTTTTTCCACTTTTCTCGATCGTATTCTATATAAGTGGCTTTTTCGCAGCCTGGCGAATCAGCTTTTGATTACTTACCTGCTTGTTATCACAATCGCTCTTTTGACGGTAAGTATCTGGGCACTCGTTGCTATCCGCAAAGAGTCTCTTACTGACCTGCAAAATACACTTGAGGTAGAAGCAGTAAACCTCGGTCTTGAAATCGACAATGACCTGGTCCTCGACTCGCCGCAAGCGCGCAAGCGTATCCAGACGGCCGTGGAGCGTCGTGCCACCAGGCTTGGTGTGACCATTGTAGTAGTAGATAAAGATGGTCGGCTGCTATCTGATTCGGCCCCCATTGCCGAGGGCAAAAACCTCTCCAATGAGCAAGAAATCAACGAAGCTCTGGCTGGCGTGCTATCCAAGACAACACGCTCTGAGCCACACAGCAATACCAATTGGCTCTATGTTGCTTATCCAGTGCGCTCCATGGGTGAGACCACAGGGGTTATACGCGTGGGACTGCCTTTGACTCAAATCGATTTGCGTCTCAAATCAGACTTGATTGTATTTCTCAATATTATTTTTGCCACCGGTATAGTCACTGTAGTTATCAGTCTCTGGCTCGCTAATAGATTTAATAGACCGGTCAAAGAAATGAGCGCTCTGGCTAAACAGATATCTATATCTGGCGACTATTCGGCATTTTTGCCGGTTAGCCGCAAAGACGAGATAGGAGAGCTGTGTCTCTCCTTTAACCAGATGATTGGACGATTGCGTGAGCAGGAGCGGATGAGGCAGGAATTTATTGCCAATGCCAGCCACGAATTAAAGACACCAACCATGGCCATTGGCTCGGTAGTAGAAGCACTATTGGCTGGGGCTGCCGAAGATCCTAAATTGCGTGGTCAATTTTTAGGCTCGCTAGAACGTCTTGCCGACCGACTTACCAGTCTTATTCAGGATTTGCTCGATATCTCTCGCCTCGATAGTGGTGCTGAGCCCAGCCGCCAGGAGATTGTCAATGTCGGACAGCTCCTCACTGATGCCATAGAGCAGGTGCGCGGCAGTGCTGACAAAAAACAGCTCGTTCTTAATTTGCACTTTGTCTCAGATGGTGAGAGTGCCAATCTATTTGTACCTGGTAATGCCAGTCAGATACTGCGAGCGGTCACTAATATCCTCACCAATGCTGTCAAATATACACCGGAAGAAGGCACCATTGATGTCTCTACAAGAGTAGTGGGTAGCGACAAAGTAGCAATCAAAATACAGGACTCAGGTCAGGGTATCGATCAAGCCGACTTGCCACATATTTTTGACCGGTTTTACCGCGCTGACAAAGCGCGTACACGCGAGACCGGAGGCACTGGTCTCGGGCTGGCCATTACCCGTGAGATAATTGCCAGGCATCACGGCACAGTAGAAGTAGAATCAACTGTGGGCAAAGGCTCGACCTTTGTGGTGCAACTGCCCCTGGCTCAATCCAAACAGGAGAAAATTTGA
- the trxA gene encoding thioredoxin yields MSVANVTDSTFEQEVLKADIPVLVDFWAPWCGPCKAVAPVVEDLSKEYEGRLKVVKLNTDENPKTAQAYKIRGIPSLFLFKSGQVIEEVVGAVPKSTLATAINKHV; encoded by the coding sequence ATGTCCGTTGCAAACGTAACCGATTCCACCTTTGAGCAAGAAGTCTTGAAAGCTGATATCCCAGTTCTCGTTGACTTCTGGGCGCCTTGGTGTGGACCGTGCAAGGCTGTCGCGCCAGTCGTCGAAGATCTTTCAAAAGAGTATGAAGGCAGACTAAAAGTAGTCAAGCTCAATACAGACGAAAACCCCAAGACCGCCCAGGCTTACAAAATCCGCGGTATTCCTAGCCTCTTCCTCTTTAAGAGTGGCCAGGTAATCGAAGAAGTTGTAGGTGCTGTGCCGAAGTCTACGCTGGCTACAGCAATCAACAAGCACGTTTAA